CAGGATGTGCGGTGTGATCGAGAGCACGATCTCGGTCTTGGTGTGGTCTTTGGACTGTTCGCCGAAGAGACGGCCGACGAGGGGCAGATCCCCCATCCCGGGGAGCTTCTTCGCCGTCTTGCGGTCCTCGTCGTTGATCAGGCCCGCCAGGATCTGGTTCTCGCCATCCTTGAGGCGCAGCGTGGTCTGTGCGGTGCGGGCCCCGATCTGGTAGATGAGCGCGCCCGACTGTGTCTGCTGCTGCTTGGTGATGCTGCTGACTTCCAGGCCGATGTTGATCGCCACCTCGTTGTCCACGTAGATGGTGGGCTCCACGTCGAGCTTCAGGCCGACGTCCAGGTAGTTGATCGACTCGGTCGAGACCCCGGTGGAAGTGACGTTGGTGGTGATGGTGGGCACGCGGTCACCGATCAGGATCTTGGCCTTTTCCCGGTTGCGCACGCGGATGCGCGGGTTGGCCAGCAGGTTCGTGTCGGAGTCCTGGGCCGTGGCGGAGACCGAGGCCGAGGCCCCGGTCACGCCGATGGTGGAGCGGTTGAGGTTGCGCAGGTCGTTGAGCGTGATGGCGCCGCTGCTGCTGGACGAGGAGGACAGCGGCGCGAAGCCGAGCTGCTCGGGCCAGGCAACCCCCAAGTCCAGCAAACGTCCACGCTTGACCTCCAGGATCTCCACATCGAGCATCACCTCGGGGGCCGGCACGTCATGCAGGGCCACCAGCTTCTCGGCCAGGCGCACCGCCTCCGGGCTGTCTCGCAGGATCACCATGTTCAGGCTCTCGTCGACCACGACGTTGCGGCTCTTGAGCAGGGTGCGCAGCGTCTCGCCCACCCGCTTGGCATCGGCATTGGCCAGGTAGAAGCTCTTGACCACCATGGGCTGGTATTCCTGCTGCTTGGTGGAGATGGCCGGGTAGATCAGCATGGTGTTGGCGTCGAGCTCCCGGCCTTCCAGCTGGTTGGTCAGCAGCAGCCAATTGACGGCCGCCTCCACCGTGCTGTTGCGCAGGTAGATCGAAGCGCGCTGATCCACCCGGACCTCCTTGTCAAACAGGAAGTTGAGCCCGGCCGTGCGGGAGATCACCTCGAAGATCGTCTGCAGCGGCGCATCCCGGAACTCCAGGTTGATCGGCTGGCGGTAGGCGGCCGCCAATCGGCCCGCGCTACGGCTCTTGCGTTCCTGTTCTGCCGTGCGCTGATCGATCTGCTGGGCCAGAAGCGCCAACTCGGTGTCATGGGGGGATTCCTGACGCAGCTGCACCAGATCGGCCCGTGCGGCCACCCAATCGGCTTGATCGATCTCGTTCTGCACGCGGGCCAGCTGCGCATCGCGTCCCCGCAGCCGTTCAACCTGGCGCAGCCCTTCCAGCGCGCGGTCCTGGGCCTGTGACTGGGTCAGCAGCGCACGGTAGGCACCGTCGGCCTCGTCCCACTTCTTGGCCTTGAGCGCCTGGTCGGCCCGGTTCAGGGCCTGCTGGATCAGCTGCTCGCGGGCGCGCAGCAGCCCGGCACGGTACTCGGCCGAGCCGGGCTCCAGGCGATTGGCCTCTTCCAGCTTGCCGAGTGCTGCCACAGGCTGGCCTGAGGCCATCAGGGCCTGGCCTTCGCTGTAGGCCTGCTCGGCAGCGCACCCCCCCATGGCCAGCAACACGGCGGCCAGCAGCACGGCCAGCAAGACTGCCGGTATCGGGGTCTCAAACAGCCCTTGCCTGGCGCGAGATTTGAGCGGAAGTGGATTGGTCAAGGACATGGGTCGGTTCCGGAAGGCGCTCATTCGCCGATGTCGAGCGACTGTTCCTGTTGAAGAGGCAAGTAGCGCAGCGTCAGGCGCGGAGGCTCAATGCGCAGGACCTGGTAGGTGTCCAACAGCTTCTCTCCCTGGCGAGCCACCACAAAGCCACTGCCGGTGCCCAGGTAGACCTCCCAGTGGCCATCCTGTTGCTTCTTGCCCAGGAAGCTGAAGGGCAGTGGCGGCGCCGTGGGTGGTGGCGGTGGCGCCGGCTCCACCTTCGGGGGCGGCGGCTGCCAACTGCGTACCGCGAAGATGTCCTTGAAGGACGCCGGCGAGGAGGCAGCATCGGAGGCCCTGTCGGACGCCGCGTGGACGGTCTCGGACGCAACAGATGCCGCTGAGGCAATGGACCGTCCAGGCGAAGGTGTGGCATCCGCTGCGCTTGCCGCCCTTGGGCCTGGGCCGGGACGAACCACTTGCGGCGCGCGTGCGTTCACGACCTGGGTGTCCGTCGACGTGGCTGACCCGAGGTGCTCACGCAGGTTCAGCCCCAGCAGGATCAACAGGAGAGCGCCCCAGAGCCACCCCCGACGCCCCATGGTTGTCCGTGTGGCTTTCATGGCCGGGCCCCCTGCACGAGAGGCGCTGAAGCGCCGGCCATGGGAGCCAACGACTCGTCCGGGTCACGGCGGTACCAGAGCGAGAGCTGTGTCGTCATCTCGAGATCGCTGTCGCCTACCGCATTGCGCTTGAAGCTCAGTCGATCCACGGTGAGGTTGGGCAGCTCGCGCTGCGCCGCCACCAGCCAGGCCCGCACCGGCGGGTAGCGGCCCTTGAGGGGCACATTCAGCCGCAGCCGCCCCAGGGCGGGGGCTGCGGCCTCGTAGGCGAAGTCCGTGCGGACCAGGCTGATTTGCTGCGCTTGTGCGAGCACGCGCAAGCGCTCGATCTCTGCGGTCAAGTCTGCTTTGGTTGGCAGCTGCGCCGGGGATTGCAGGGCCATCGCCTCATCGACAAGCAGGGGCGGCTTCGTGGCGTCGGCGGTGGTGAATTCTGGCGACGAAGCCGCCGCGGCAGCCTGCTCCCAGCTTGCTCGCTGCGCGGCCAGAGCCCTTGCGTCCTGCTGCAACCATGCCTGACCGGGCCATGCCAGCAGCAGGTTGCCCAGGATCAGGCCCAGGCACAGCACCGAGACCCAGCCATGGCGCCAGACCCAGAGTTCGGCACGGACCCGAACTGCCCCCAGAAGTGCCGACAGGGACACCGGCAGGCGGAACCGGTTCTCATCGTTCATGGCGCTCCCCCCGATGCGGCCATATCCGCCGGCGGTGGGAGCCCCCATTCAAACTGGGCCCGAGTGGGACGCTGAGCGTCCTGCTCATTGGTTTCGAAGCGGCGCCACTGGACGGCCGCCCCCAAGCGGCCTTCCAGCGCCGTGCCGTAGGCCAGAAGGGCCTGCCAGCTCCGGGCCTCGGCCTGCATGCGCACCGAGCGGCGCTCCGCATCCAACTCCAGGGACAGCAGGCCGATGTCCTCGCTGTCCTCCTCGGCCAGCAGATCCAGGCCCGCAGGCCAGGGTGCCTGCCTCAGGCGCTGCAGCGCCTGCATGGCACCGGCCTCCTCCAGAGAGGGTTTGGGAAGATCACGCAAGCGGCTTTGCCGTTCATCTTCTTGAATGGCAAAGCGTTGCGCCAGCGATCGCCTCTCTTCGTCGATCTCGCGATGCGACACGGCCAGCTGCCAGGACTGCAGGAGCAGCCACAACAGGGCACAAAGGCTCACGAGCCCCCACGCCCAACGCACCGTGCGGGAGCGGCCATACCCGAAGCTGGCCACCCGCCACGCGGCTTCCCCAAAGCGAACAGGACCCATGCGGCTCATGTCGGTGCCTTTGACGTGGGCTGCGCAAGGTTGGCGCCACCAGTGAGGCCAGCCATGCGCTGGACTTGGGCCAAAGGAAGGAGCGCGGCCACCCAGGCATCCTGTTGAGGTGGCGCGGCCGTCAACTTCAGCGCATCGAACAGGGCAGACCAGGCCGGTGGCTGGGACACGACGCAGGTCCTCTCACCCAGCACCAAACTCTGGAAACCCGGCAGCCGCGCGAGGCCAGGATGCAGGGCCAGCACCCCCACTGGCGCTTGGACATCCAGGCCAGCGCGCACGCTGTCTCCCTGCAGGTTCAGGCAGGCTTGCTCCAGCACGTCGGTCAGCAAGGGCTCGCCCCCCTGCGGTGTCTCCGTCAGACGGATGCTGTGCAGCCACCTCAAGCGGCCCGCCTGCCAGGCCACCCAGGTGAACAGGCCAGGCGTCCAGAACCCTTCCCAGACCACCTCACCGGAGACAGCGGTCGCCCTGCGCAAGCCTGACAACAGCGTGCTCAAGGCGGTCTCCACGGGAACGGACCGTCCCAAGCCCATGTGCACCCCGTCGATCAACCACGCCGGCAATGCGCAGCACAGAAACGGTCGCCCCAGCTGCCAGTCGGCCTCCATGACCCAGCCGGACATCGGGCCGAACATCGGCCCGAACATCTGCTCTGCGCGCGCCCGGGCCACCGCCTGCAGCTCGGCCAGGGATTGCAGCCCGGCGGGCGGGTCCACCACCCAGTGCCGGGCCAGTCCGTCGGCCACCACGACCTGGGCCACTGTTGCGGAGCGCAGCGACAGCCCGGCCACGGCAGACGCGAGTGCCGACGCCAGATCAAGGGGGGCCGTGGCCTGAGGAGGCTCGGTCCGGTAGTCCCTCACCTGCACGGCAAGGTTTTCGGGGCCCACCGGCCTCGCCGGCAGTGAGACCAGCGACGATGCGCCGATGCCGATCACCACGGACTCACGCCGCCATCGTGACACGCCGCATCTCCTCCAACGTGGTCTTGCCCTGCAGCACCAGCCGCAGGGCAGCGTCGTGCAGGCTCCGGGTGCCTTTGCGGTAGGCGGCTTCCTTGATGTCCTTGACGGCGACCCTGCGGATCACCAGGTCGCGCAGTTCGTCGTCCAGGCGCAGGATCTCGGCAATCGCCTGCCGGCCCTTGTAGCCGGTGCCGCGGCAATCGCCACAGCCCCGTCCCCGCACAAAGCTCGCGCCGACCACCATGGGGGCAGTCAGGCCGTGCCTGGCCAGCTCCTCAGCGTCCGGATGGTGGGTTTGTGCGCAGCGCGGGCAGTTCACCCTCAACAGCCGCTGGGCCCAGATGCCATTGAGGGCGGACGCCAGGGCGTAGGGGTCCAGCCCCATGTGCGTGAAACGGCTGAAGACGTCGAACACATTGTTGGCGTGCACGGTGCTCAACACCAGGTGACCTGTCAGGGCCGACTGCACCGCGATCTCGGCGGTCTCCTGGTCCCGGATCTCGCCGATCATGATCTTGTCCGGGTCATGGCGCAGGATGGAGCGCAGCCCACGGGCAAAGGTCAGACCTTTGCGCTCGTTGACCGGGATCTGCAGCACGCCTTGCAGCTGGTACTCCACCGGGTCTTCGATGGTGATGACCTTCTCCTGCCCGGTGCGCGATTCGGTCAGCGCGGCGTACAGCGTGGTGGTCTTGCCCGAGCCCGTGGGGCCGGTCACCAGGACCATGCCGTGTGGTGCCTCCAGCAAGTCCCGCAGGCTGCGCAGGGCGATGTCGTCGAACCCCAGGGCGGTCAGTGATAGCGCGCCATGGGCCTCGACCAGGGCCTGCTTGTCCAGGATGCGCAGCACCGCATCTTCCCCGTGGATGCTGGGCATGATGGACACCCGCAGGTCGATGTCCCGTCCTTGGGCTGACACCCGGAAGCTCCCGTCCTGCGGGACGCGGCTTTCTGCAATGTCGAGCTCGGCCAGCACCTTGAGGCGGGTCATGACCTGGTCGGCCGTGGCATGGCCCTCCGGGCGCGCCATGCTCTCGAGCACGCCATCGATGCGGAACTTGATGTCCAGGCCCTGTGCGGTGCTCTCGAAATGGATGTCGCTGGCCCCTGCCCGCAAGGCGTCGTAGAGCATCGAGTTGACCAGCCGCACGGTCTGGCTCGTGGCCGCGGACAGGCTCTCAAAGGAAAGCACCTCGGATGAGAGCAGCCCGGATCCTGCCGAACCCGCGTCCTCACCTGGTGCCGTGGTCAGTTGCAGACTGTCCTGCGCCCGGGAGCGCGCCTCTTGTTGCTTCAGCCGGGCCCGGATGTCGGCCGGTGTGGCCAGCAGGAAGCGCAGGGGCGCCTGTGCCAGGGCTTCGAGTTGGGTGATCAAGTGGCTGGCCAAAGGGTCGCCGATCACCGCGTCCTGCCAGGGTTCACCTGCCCGCCGCTGGAGAAGCAGGCATTCGAGCTGCTGCGCCCGGGCCAGCGGAAGCCGCTGCAGGTCCAGCTCGTGCCCTTGCAGCGCTTCGGAGCGCACGGGCGTCAGCCCGGCGACCTCGGCCAATCGGGGCAGGCAGGCAGCCTCGTCCAGGCTCAGGTGTTCGGCCACCTGCGCCAGGGTGCCGCGCGTGTCCTGGCGCGTCAGAGCGCGCAGGAAGCGCTGTAGATCTCGGGTGTCCTGACTCACTGCAGCGACCCCGCCAGCTCAAAGATCGGCATGTACAGCAGCACGACGATGGCCCCGATCACCAGACCGATCGCCGCCATCAGCACCGGCTCGAAGACCTTGGAGAAGCGCTCGATCCAGCGTGAGGCCTCGTCCTCGAAGAAGGTGGCCGTGCGCACCAGCATCTCGCCGAGTTGGCCGGACTTCTCTCCGACTTTGAGCAGGCGCTGCGCCAGGACGGTGGTCAGGCCTTCCTGCTGAAGGCTGTCGGTCAGCGCCTCGCCTTCGCTGACCCGCTGCGCCACGCGCTGCAGGGCCTGGCGGCGGTCCTGGCTCAAGGTTTGCTCGCTGAGCCGCAGGGCCGCGAGAATCGGCAGGCCGCCCTGCAGCAGCATGCCCAGGGTGAGGTACAGCCGCGAGATCTCCAGCGCTTCGAGCTTGGGCGCCGCCCCCGGCAGGATGCTGAGCAAGCGCCACCAAGTGCCGTCGCGCAGGTGCCGACGAACGCGGACCATGAGCGCCAAGACCAGACTCACCGTCGCCGCAAGCACGAGCCAGCGGTGGTCCCCCAGGAAGGTGCCCGTGTCCAGCAGCAGCCGTGAAGCCCAGGGCAGTTCCTTGCCCCCACTGCGGTAGACCTGGGCGAAGCGGGGCACGACGTAGCCCATCAAGAACGCGGCCACCCCGGCGCCCACCCCAGCGAGGATGACGGGATAGATGGCTGCACTGACCAGCTTCTGCCGCAGTGAGGTCAGCCGCCCCTCGTAGTCGATGAAGCGCTCCAGCGCCTGGGGCAGCTCGCTGGTCATTTCCGCCGAGCGCACCAAGCCCACCAGCAGGGGCGGGAAAATCTCTGACTGCTGGGCCATGGCTGCAGACAGACGATACCCCTGCTCCACGGCCTTGAGCAGGGTGGCCAATACCTCATCGCCTGCCCCGGTACCTTTCTTTTGCCGGAGCAATTCCAAGGATTCCCTGACATTGAGACCCGCGGTCAGCAGGGCATGCAATTCCTGGCAGAACAGGACCAGATCGATGGAGCGAGATACCCCCCAAAGCGAGGATCGATTTCGCTCGGGGTGAATATCGACCGTCGTCCAGCCTTGCTGGGTCAACTGCAGTTTGGCGGAATCCAGATCCGTCGCCTCCACCCAATGGGTGGCCAAGCGCCCATTGGCATCCATGGCTCGGGCACGGAATTTCACGAATTGGGCCTGGTAGGAGTTGGCTTGCTGGAACGACGGCTCAATTGCCGATGTCGGCGGACTCGCCTTCACCACCCTGAACACCATCCTTGCCATAGGACAGGATCTCGAAATCCTGCCCATTCGCTCCGGGAGCTCGGTAGTGGTAGGCGTTGCCCCAGGGGTCCAGGGGGATGGCGCGTTCCATGTAGGGGCCATTCCACCTGGTGGCGCCTGCAGGGCGCTCCACCAGTGCCGTCAGGCCTTCCTGAGTGGAAGGAAAAGCGCCCACATCCAAGCGGTAGGTGTTGAGGGCGCGGCCGAAGGCCTGGATCTGTGAGCGGGCCACCGTCTGCTCTGACCTGCCCAGCTGAGCGAAATACTTGGGCCCCACATAAGCGGCAAGCAAACCGATGATCACGATGACCACCAGGAGCTCCAGCAAGGTGAACCCAGCCTGCGCCTTCCCAACGCGAGAGGCAAGGGGTCCAGCCATCCGGTGGGACCCGTCAGTCGCTCTATTCATGTGTACTTCTCCCTGACGGCGCGGATTCTCTCATCACCCTCGTGATTTTCCCATCCGACCTCGACAGGTAGGGCCGCCAACGCACGCCTGAGTGGCGTGTCAGATTATGCCGTCGTTAGTTTTGATGATGCGCTGATCGAGGGATCTCCGTGGCACGTCATTTTCATGAGCGACCAGAACCGATTGAGGTATCGTCCCCGCCTTCATGCATGACATAGAAGCGCCATGCCCAAGCAGTGGGGCGCAACAGGGGGGTCTGATGTTGAGTCGAGTTTTGAACAGGGTCTCGCGTGGGCGAGTCTTGGTTTTTCTGCTTGCGCTTTGCAGCAGTGTGGGTGCTCAGGCACAGGACGAAACCGCTTATACCCAGCAGGGCCAGCTGATCCGGGCCAATCAGGCCGTGACCGCGCTGGGGCCGGACCTGATGGGCGACAAGGTCAGCCTTTTCAATGGCTCCACCGAGTTTGTTCAGACCGATATCAGCCTGCCGGGGAATTTTTCGATCCCCGTGGAGCTGTCTCGTCGATACACGGTCTCCAATCAACGGGTGGCTTCCTACGCCTTTGGCGACTGGGATCTGAACATTCCGCACATCCACGGCATCTTCTCGGGCGCCACCGTTACCAACAAAGGCTGGGTGGTTCTCGGTGCCGGCAATGTGGTCACCAACAGCCGGTGCACCTACTTTGGTCCACCCGCTCCCGCTGTGAAGCGCAACACCGACATCGAGTGGGAGATCGACAACGTCTGGGGCGGCAACTTCCTGTATGTCCCGGGCGTGGGCGACGAGAAGATGCTCAAGCGTGATGCGGCATACACAGCCACACCGGCTGATGGCAATACCTATGGGGTAGTGACCAAGTCTAATTGGCAATTCCGGTGTACCACCATGGCATCTGATGGCGAGGGCTTCATTGGTCTGGCGCCGGACGGTACGACATATAACTTCGACAAGTTGGTCAGCCGCGATGCTCCTTGGCTCAGCTCTGTCGTTGGAAGCATGACGCGGTATGAAGTCTGGCTGCTGCCCACGCAGATCACCGACCGCTTTGGCAACTGGGTCAAGTTCACCTACGACACCACCAATCCGTGGAATCTGACCAAAATCTACTCGTCGGACGGTCGCGCCATTACACTGAACTACAGCGGTGGGAGTGTGACCTCGGCGACAGATGGAACAAGGACTTGGACCTATGCGTACACCAGTGGCTCGCTGACCCAGGTCACACTGCCTGATAACACTGCGTGGAAGTTCTCCATGTTGGAGCCAGGAACTCGGCCATCCGGAATTTCGGCGGGCAAATGCACCACTGGCGCAAATAGCACTTGGCAAGATGGTGATGGGATACCCACTGCAAATCCGGTAACCAGCACCATCACCCATCCTTCGGGCGCTGTGGGTAGTTTCACATTCCAGTGGGTCAGAGAGGGCAAGAACCTTCCATATAACGGCACACCTCAGTGCCCCGGGTCCCTCGTGGATGATGTTCGACAGAGCATCACTTACCCGGTCCGCGCGCTTACGCAGAAGTCTTTGACAGGCCCGGGCCTTGGAACCCAGAACTGGGCTTACACCTGGGACAGCACGCCGGGCAGTTGGTACTGCGGCTCAGGCTGTGTGGGGACAAAGGTCAACTTGGTTGCCGGGCCGACAGGCACCACCCGCTATACCTTTGGCAACAAGCTCATGAGCAACGAGGGCCAACTACTCTCGCAGGAGGACGGTTGGGACGGGTCTACCGCCTTGAAGAAGACGGTCAACTCCTATCGCGCAATGGCCGCGGGCCCCTATGTCAAGGTACCTGGCTGGAGTGGCAACGCCGCAGCTGACGACATGCAGGAAATCGCCTTCCTGCCACTGGAAAGGCGCGTCATCTCGCAGCAGGGGACGAACTTCACCTGGCAGGCAACGAGCTTTGACAGTACGGTGACCTTCCCGCGGGTGACGTCGGAAACCAAGTCGAGCGACCTGGGCTACAGCAAGACGGAGGGAACGAGCTACTTGGACAACACCACCAAGTGGGTGATGAGCCAGGTGAGTGCGCAGACCGTGGGAGGAACCACGGTGGCCAGCACGGAGTACGACCCAACGACCGCACTGCCGCTGAAGAAGTACGCCTTTGGCAAGCTGAAGGCCACGTACACCTACAACACGGACGGCACGCTCAAGACGGTGAAGGACGGACGCGACAACGTCACCACCTTCAGCAACTACAAGCGCGGCCTGCCGCAGAAGATCACCTACGCCGACAACAAGTACCAGCAGGCGGTGGTCAACGACCTGGGCCTGATCACCAGCCTGACCAACGAGGCGCTGACCACCACCAGCTACGACTACGACGCGGCCGGTCGGCTCAAGAGCATCACCTACCCCACGGGCGATGCGGTCACCTACAACAACACCACCCTGGTGTTCGAGCCGGTCACCACGGCCGAGTACGGCCTGCCTGCAGGCCACTGGCGCCAGACGGTCACCACCGGCAACGGGGTGACCAAGAACTACTTCGACGCGCTCTGGCGCAAGCGCGTCACGCTCAGCCAGGACACGGCGGTGGCCAGCACCCTGCGGGCTGCGCTGACCCAATACGACTCGGACGGTCGGGTGACCTTCCAGGGCTACCCGCAGGCCACGGTGCCTTCGATCACCGACACGCCCAAGGGCACGACCACGGTCTATGACCCGCTGGGCCGCGAGACCAGCCGCACCATCGACACCGAGCTGTCGCCGGCGCAGCGCACGGCCACCAATGTCTACCAGAGCGGCTTCACCACCCAGACCAAGGACTTCAACGGCAACGTCTCAACCTCGAGCTTTCAGGCCTACGACAACCCGGACAAGGCGGTGCTGGCCGGCCTGAGTGCGCATTCCACTGATGGCGGACAGTGATTCCATTCCCATCGCGGACAGCGTTCCAGGCGATGGCGGACACGTTGCGCGGGTGTCCTGAGTGACGCTCAAATCGTAGCCGAAGTGTCCGCCATCAGCGTGGAATGGCGGTCGGCGCGGCCGGCTCAGACGGCCTTTGCCAGCTTTCTCATCGACTCGCCCTTGAGGGCTATCTTGTGCGAGCCGTGCACGATGCGGTCCAGGATGGCGTCGGCCAGCGTGGGCTCGTCCAGCCAGGCGTGCCAGGCCGTCACCGGCAACTGGCTGGTGATGAGCGTCGAGCGCGCACCCACCCGGTCGTCGAGCAACTCCAGCAGGTCGTTTCGCTCGTGCGCGGCAATCGGCGCGATGCCGAAGTCGTCCAGGATGAGCAGGTCCAGCCGCGCCAGTTGCGCCAGCCGTTTGCCCAGGCTGCCATCGCCGTGGGCCACGTGCAACTCCTGCAGCAGCCGTGGCGCGCGGGTGTAGAGCACCGAGAAGCCCAGACGCGCGGCCTGCTGCCCCAGTGCGCAGGCAAGCCACGTCTTGCCGCACCCGGTGGCGCCGGTCAGCAGCACGTTGTGGCCATGGCGCAGCCAGTCGCCGCCGGCCAGGCTGGTGATGACCTCCCGGCCCAGGCCCCGGCTGGCGCGCCAGTCGATGTCCTCCAGGCAGGCACTGGAGACCTTCAGGCGGGCCGCCTTGAGCAGGCGCTCCAGGCGTTTGCTGTCACGCCAGTCCACCTCGCGCTGCACCAGCAGCGCCAGACGTTGTTCAAAGGGCAGTTCGCTGGCTGTGATGTGGGTGGCCGCGTCGCTGAGGGCGGCCACCATGCCGTCCAGGCGCAGGGCGCGCAGTTGGTTCAAGGTCTGTTCGTTGAGCATGGTTCTTCCTTGTTGGGTTTGCTTGCGCGTTGGAGCTCAGTGGTAGTAGTCCGGCCCGCGCACGTTCTCGTGCAGCGGCAGGCTCGCCTGTGCGGCCATCGGCGCATCCAGCGGCCGCTGGTCCAGGCCGCAGCCCAGGATGGAGGCGATGCTCTTGTAGGACGGTGAGCGAATCGACTGCGCCCGCGCACAGGCGGCCTCCAGCCGGTCAGCCCCGTACTCACGGCCCAGGCGCATGAGGCCCAGACAGGAGCGGTAACCCTGCTCGGGATGCTGGCGGTGCTCCATCTGCCAGCGCACCACGGCGGCGGTGGCCGCACCCACGCGCTCGCCCCAGGCGATGAGCTTGGCCGGCGTCCACTGCAGGTGCGCCCGGTGCGAGGCCGGCATGTGCTCAGGTGTGGTGGTGTGTGCACCCCGGCGGGGATTGAGGGCGTGGGCGGCCACCCGTTTGCCGCCATGCAGGACTTCGACCGTGCCGGCCGTGATGCGCAACTCCACCGGCTCGCCCACCAGGGCGTGGGGCACCGAGTAGTAGTGGCCATCGAGCTCGACGTGGTAATCGATGTTGACGCGGGCGGGTT
This sequence is a window from Ideonella dechloratans. Protein-coding genes within it:
- a CDS encoding GspMb/PilO family protein, whose product is MNDENRFRLPVSLSALLGAVRVRAELWVWRHGWVSVLCLGLILGNLLLAWPGQAWLQQDARALAAQRASWEQAAAAASSPEFTTADATKPPLLVDEAMALQSPAQLPTKADLTAEIERLRVLAQAQQISLVRTDFAYEAAAPALGRLRLNVPLKGRYPPVRAWLVAAQRELPNLTVDRLSFKRNAVGDSDLEMTTQLSLWYRRDPDESLAPMAGASAPLVQGARP
- the istB gene encoding IS21-like element helper ATPase IstB; protein product: MLNEQTLNQLRALRLDGMVAALSDAATHITASELPFEQRLALLVQREVDWRDSKRLERLLKAARLKVSSACLEDIDWRASRGLGREVITSLAGGDWLRHGHNVLLTGATGCGKTWLACALGQQAARLGFSVLYTRAPRLLQELHVAHGDGSLGKRLAQLARLDLLILDDFGIAPIAAHERNDLLELLDDRVGARSTLITSQLPVTAWHAWLDEPTLADAILDRIVHGSHKIALKGESMRKLAKAV
- a CDS encoding type II secretion system F family protein — translated: MKFRARAMDANGRLATHWVEATDLDSAKLQLTQQGWTTVDIHPERNRSSLWGVSRSIDLVLFCQELHALLTAGLNVRESLELLRQKKGTGAGDEVLATLLKAVEQGYRLSAAMAQQSEIFPPLLVGLVRSAEMTSELPQALERFIDYEGRLTSLRQKLVSAAIYPVILAGVGAGVAAFLMGYVVPRFAQVYRSGGKELPWASRLLLDTGTFLGDHRWLVLAATVSLVLALMVRVRRHLRDGTWWRLLSILPGAAPKLEALEISRLYLTLGMLLQGGLPILAALRLSEQTLSQDRRQALQRVAQRVSEGEALTDSLQQEGLTTVLAQRLLKVGEKSGQLGEMLVRTATFFEDEASRWIERFSKVFEPVLMAAIGLVIGAIVVLLYMPIFELAGSLQ
- a CDS encoding GspE/PulE family protein; this translates as MSQDTRDLQRFLRALTRQDTRGTLAQVAEHLSLDEAACLPRLAEVAGLTPVRSEALQGHELDLQRLPLARAQQLECLLLQRRAGEPWQDAVIGDPLASHLITQLEALAQAPLRFLLATPADIRARLKQQEARSRAQDSLQLTTAPGEDAGSAGSGLLSSEVLSFESLSAATSQTVRLVNSMLYDALRAGASDIHFESTAQGLDIKFRIDGVLESMARPEGHATADQVMTRLKVLAELDIAESRVPQDGSFRVSAQGRDIDLRVSIMPSIHGEDAVLRILDKQALVEAHGALSLTALGFDDIALRSLRDLLEAPHGMVLVTGPTGSGKTTTLYAALTESRTGQEKVITIEDPVEYQLQGVLQIPVNERKGLTFARGLRSILRHDPDKIMIGEIRDQETAEIAVQSALTGHLVLSTVHANNVFDVFSRFTHMGLDPYALASALNGIWAQRLLRVNCPRCAQTHHPDAEELARHGLTAPMVVGASFVRGRGCGDCRGTGYKGRQAIAEILRLDDELRDLVIRRVAVKDIKEAAYRKGTRSLHDAALRLVLQGKTTLEEMRRVTMAA
- a CDS encoding secretin N-terminal domain-containing protein; its protein translation is MLLAAVLLAMGGCAAEQAYSEGQALMASGQPVAALGKLEEANRLEPGSAEYRAGLLRAREQLIQQALNRADQALKAKKWDEADGAYRALLTQSQAQDRALEGLRQVERLRGRDAQLARVQNEIDQADWVAARADLVQLRQESPHDTELALLAQQIDQRTAEQERKSRSAGRLAAAYRQPINLEFRDAPLQTIFEVISRTAGLNFLFDKEVRVDQRASIYLRNSTVEAAVNWLLLTNQLEGRELDANTMLIYPAISTKQQEYQPMVVKSFYLANADAKRVGETLRTLLKSRNVVVDESLNMVILRDSPEAVRLAEKLVALHDVPAPEVMLDVEILEVKRGRLLDLGVAWPEQLGFAPLSSSSSSSGAITLNDLRNLNRSTIGVTGASASVSATAQDSDTNLLANPRIRVRNREKAKILIGDRVPTITTNVTSTGVSTESINYLDVGLKLDVEPTIYVDNEVAINIGLEVSSITKQQQTQSGALIYQIGARTAQTTLRLKDGENQILAGLINDEDRKTAKKLPGMGDLPLVGRLFGEQSKDHTKTEIVLSITPHILRNIRRPGAQEQEFDSGTENRLRPWPSNAGASNAAAANTPAGPSTGTSAGTSSGISTQAGAGGLPPGAGAALDKPIEAVPPEPPKLRLVWSGPAKVKAGEDFKVQLSLEGEHVPAEMPLVLEFDPSVLQPYLVSAADEFKALGSGAELTSRIDGSGQVSLQVKWPKEGSAQAGPLAVLSLRARQASAVMGSQLVVVKAAPVDSQGQALSVARPAPLSLQVQ
- the gspG gene encoding type II secretion system major pseudopilin GspG, which gives rise to MAGPLASRVGKAQAGFTLLELLVVIVIIGLLAAYVGPKYFAQLGRSEQTVARSQIQAFGRALNTYRLDVGAFPSTQEGLTALVERPAGATRWNGPYMERAIPLDPWGNAYHYRAPGANGQDFEILSYGKDGVQGGEGESADIGN